In Alkalihalobacillus sp. FSL W8-0930, a single window of DNA contains:
- a CDS encoding S8 family serine peptidase, which yields MNRRLRKMMSISLVFLFVFTMFTPHQTSAQSASTSIFDFTQSSSEKISERVYEEFEDAEFVTFLLKFKEQVNTAEVASTVSSTQQAQNASASQMKLLERSAVVSSLRATSIDSQKEVTAFLEGELEEERVKDFQSFFIVNGMAVTGTKEVMEKLASRPEIEKVLANEMRQLNPTEQTSAETPEVASDSDIEWNIDHIGAPAVWEQGIDGTGIVVASIDSGVEWDHPGLIEQYRGYDPSDPGNSDHEFNWFDATAGNQTPYDDDGHGTHVTGTMVGVEPDGSNATGVAPGAKWIGVKAFTPFGGSDADLLAAGEWIIAPTDEDGNPQPEKAPDIVNNSWGGGPGLDEWYRPMVENWRAANIFPEFSAGNTTLFNPGGPGSVANPANYPESFATGATDINDNLANFSLRGPSPYEEIKPEISAPGVNIRSAVPGGGYEGGWNGTSMAGPHVSAVAALLLQANASLSVDDLEEILISTAIPLTDDEYPETPNNGYGHGLVNAYEAVSSVLDGIGTVSGSVTKDGEDTEPPSFEHDPVTEGYAGLDLPLSITATDNVAVTDVTLHYGSSDEWTSVEATQTSGNHLSGTYSATIPADAVDGEAIGYKWTITDFGENTTESDVYEVTILPSIGIGYEEDFATKPNGWYSFGSNDVWEWGEPVSGPGVALTGDNVYATNLSGDHPNNANMTLVMPPIDLDEGQAFLQFTHWYELENNYDFAHVFISTDGVEWEQLERFNGATADWIETEIDLSSYAGERIYLGFNVTTDISITNEGWFLDKVALSNESTQPTYHPGVEPPNHTFFNRNLEKENVNPADIKPKQSDIQKPAGAKTDTEFELAALPVEATVNVLESGRSVQTNSADGSYSLKHAPGEFTLRADAYGFVSEEQSITVEADATTTAHFTLTEVATGTISGVVSNEATGEPVSGATVTLLEDGHIAPVKTNDQGEYELRAYEGEYTVQITAPSFYSQTIEVIVTGGETASHDVALQPFIGYEGEIGYDDGTAENARAYYEAGNGWAVRMSLAEGEERAVLTGGLFRFWDEEWPVPGGTEFKVAVYDASGPDGSPGKQIAGPIDATAKRDGTWTEVDLSGEGIMVEGDFYLTYIQSAADPNAPGLAIDEDGPVAERSWEFIGGSFTQTPADEGNYMIRAKVNYELSAPTITSPEDGTMTNEEVILIEGTSSAASGIIIYNDGEEASTTTTDESGVFTTDVTLAEGENTLTAAVVTESGDSDLSEAITVILDQTSPELEITDPVDGSKSNRETVTVKGTATDENLDTVTVNGQNATVEENGSFSQRVLLENGINDIEVVATDLAGNSTTEQISIDVKFDALVIENLKPDEDKTLKSGESVKIEFTSEEDLDATFIIRMPLTNITSNATELPIREESDGTYVGYWTATSNIEVEGAEIEVIVRDDYGNETRKVAPMKLNVNVEE from the coding sequence ATGAACAGACGACTAAGAAAAATGATGTCCATCTCCCTTGTATTCTTGTTTGTCTTTACCATGTTTACCCCACACCAGACGTCAGCCCAATCCGCTAGTACGTCTATTTTTGATTTTACCCAATCAAGCTCTGAAAAAATTAGTGAGCGTGTCTATGAAGAATTTGAGGACGCGGAATTCGTTACATTTCTATTAAAATTTAAAGAGCAAGTGAATACGGCTGAGGTGGCGAGCACTGTCTCTAGCACACAGCAGGCTCAGAATGCTTCAGCTTCCCAGATGAAGCTGCTTGAGCGCTCTGCGGTTGTCTCTAGCCTACGTGCCACAAGTATTGACAGCCAGAAAGAAGTAACGGCTTTTCTTGAAGGTGAGCTAGAGGAAGAACGAGTGAAAGATTTCCAATCATTCTTTATCGTAAATGGAATGGCCGTTACCGGTACAAAGGAAGTAATGGAAAAGCTAGCTTCTAGACCTGAAATTGAAAAAGTGCTAGCAAATGAGATGAGACAATTAAACCCTACAGAACAAACATCAGCGGAAACACCTGAAGTGGCTAGTGATTCTGACATTGAATGGAACATTGATCACATCGGTGCTCCAGCTGTATGGGAGCAAGGGATTGATGGAACGGGTATTGTCGTTGCCTCAATTGATTCAGGTGTCGAGTGGGATCATCCAGGACTAATTGAACAATATCGTGGATATGATCCATCTGACCCTGGAAATTCTGATCATGAATTTAACTGGTTTGATGCGACGGCAGGTAATCAGACTCCATACGATGATGATGGTCATGGTACACATGTGACTGGAACGATGGTTGGAGTTGAGCCAGATGGATCGAATGCGACTGGTGTCGCGCCCGGCGCTAAATGGATTGGTGTAAAAGCGTTCACTCCATTCGGCGGATCAGATGCTGATCTATTGGCTGCAGGTGAGTGGATTATTGCCCCTACAGATGAAGATGGCAACCCTCAACCTGAGAAAGCTCCAGACATTGTCAATAATTCATGGGGCGGCGGTCCTGGTCTTGATGAGTGGTATCGTCCAATGGTTGAAAACTGGAGAGCCGCAAATATTTTCCCTGAGTTTTCAGCTGGAAACACCACTCTTTTTAACCCTGGTGGTCCAGGATCTGTTGCAAACCCGGCTAACTATCCTGAATCATTTGCCACAGGAGCAACAGATATTAATGATAACTTAGCAAACTTCTCACTTCGCGGACCGTCTCCATACGAAGAGATTAAGCCTGAGATTTCAGCTCCAGGCGTGAACATTCGCTCTGCTGTGCCAGGGGGCGGCTATGAAGGTGGCTGGAACGGAACATCAATGGCCGGTCCTCATGTTTCAGCGGTAGCGGCATTACTTTTACAAGCAAATGCATCGCTTTCTGTTGATGACTTAGAAGAAATTTTGATCTCAACAGCCATTCCTCTTACAGATGATGAGTATCCTGAAACACCTAATAATGGCTATGGACACGGGCTCGTTAATGCGTATGAAGCCGTATCCTCCGTTCTTGACGGGATTGGGACTGTTTCAGGTAGCGTAACAAAAGATGGTGAAGATACAGAGCCACCAAGCTTTGAACATGATCCAGTAACAGAAGGATATGCAGGACTTGACCTTCCATTATCGATTACAGCTACTGACAATGTAGCGGTAACAGATGTAACTCTACATTACGGTTCAAGTGATGAGTGGACATCAGTTGAAGCCACTCAAACAAGTGGAAACCACTTATCCGGAACGTATAGCGCGACAATCCCTGCCGATGCGGTAGATGGGGAAGCCATTGGATACAAATGGACCATTACAGACTTTGGCGAGAACACTACGGAGTCTGATGTGTATGAAGTGACGATCCTTCCTTCCATTGGCATTGGTTATGAAGAAGACTTTGCAACCAAACCAAATGGCTGGTACTCGTTTGGTTCAAATGATGTCTGGGAATGGGGAGAGCCCGTATCTGGTCCTGGCGTTGCTTTAACTGGTGACAATGTGTATGCAACAAACCTTTCTGGAGATCATCCGAATAATGCGAACATGACACTTGTGATGCCTCCAATTGATTTAGACGAAGGACAAGCCTTCCTGCAATTTACTCATTGGTATGAGCTTGAAAACAACTATGATTTCGCCCATGTCTTTATTTCAACAGATGGCGTGGAGTGGGAACAACTTGAGCGCTTTAATGGCGCAACGGCTGATTGGATTGAAACAGAGATTGATCTATCGAGTTATGCCGGCGAACGGATCTACCTAGGTTTTAATGTAACCACAGACATTTCAATTACAAATGAAGGCTGGTTCTTGGACAAGGTCGCACTATCAAATGAGTCCACGCAGCCAACCTATCATCCAGGTGTTGAACCACCAAACCATACGTTCTTTAACCGCAACCTTGAAAAAGAAAACGTAAATCCTGCTGACATTAAGCCAAAACAATCAGACATACAAAAACCAGCTGGAGCAAAAACAGATACTGAGTTTGAACTTGCTGCTCTTCCAGTAGAAGCAACAGTGAATGTACTTGAGAGCGGACGATCTGTTCAAACCAATTCTGCGGATGGAAGCTATTCTCTTAAGCATGCACCAGGCGAATTCACATTACGTGCTGATGCGTACGGCTTTGTATCTGAGGAACAATCAATCACAGTGGAAGCTGATGCTACTACAACGGCACACTTCACGTTAACAGAAGTAGCAACAGGAACTATCTCTGGAGTTGTTAGTAACGAAGCAACGGGTGAGCCTGTATCAGGTGCCACAGTTACGTTACTTGAGGATGGACATATTGCTCCTGTAAAAACAAATGATCAAGGTGAATATGAGCTAAGGGCTTATGAAGGAGAATATACTGTTCAAATCACCGCTCCGAGCTTCTACAGCCAGACAATCGAAGTAATAGTCACTGGTGGAGAGACCGCTTCACACGATGTAGCCCTGCAACCATTTATCGGCTACGAAGGTGAGATCGGTTATGATGACGGTACAGCTGAGAATGCACGTGCTTACTATGAAGCAGGAAACGGTTGGGCCGTGAGAATGTCCCTTGCTGAAGGCGAGGAGAGAGCTGTCCTAACTGGTGGTTTATTCCGCTTCTGGGACGAGGAATGGCCTGTACCTGGAGGAACGGAATTTAAGGTAGCCGTTTACGATGCAAGTGGTCCGGACGGTTCTCCTGGCAAGCAAATTGCTGGACCAATTGATGCGACAGCGAAACGTGATGGTACGTGGACAGAAGTTGATTTATCTGGTGAAGGGATTATGGTTGAAGGCGACTTTTACCTTACGTACATTCAATCTGCCGCAGATCCAAATGCACCTGGTCTAGCGATTGATGAAGATGGTCCAGTTGCAGAACGAAGCTGGGAGTTTATTGGCGGAAGCTTTACACAAACTCCAGCCGATGAAGGGAATTACATGATCCGTGCAAAAGTGAATTATGAACTAAGCGCACCAACGATTACGTCTCCGGAAGATGGTACAATGACAAATGAAGAGGTTATTTTAATTGAAGGAACGTCTTCCGCTGCTTCAGGCATAATCATCTACAATGACGGAGAAGAAGCAAGTACAACTACCACTGATGAATCTGGCGTATTCACAACTGACGTAACACTTGCGGAAGGTGAAAACACATTAACGGCAGCGGTTGTTACAGAGTCTGGTGATAGTGACCTTTCTGAAGCCATTACTGTGATTCTCGATCAAACAAGCCCCGAGCTTGAGATTACAGATCCAGTGGATGGCTCTAAATCCAATCGCGAAACCGTCACGGTAAAAGGTACGGCAACAGATGAGAACCTTGATACCGTAACCGTTAATGGTCAAAATGCAACTGTAGAAGAGAACGGAAGCTTTAGCCAACGAGTTCTGCTTGAGAACGGAATTAATGACATTGAAGTTGTTGCAACCGATCTAGCAGGAAATTCAACAACAGAACAAATCAGCATTGACGTAAAGTTTGATGCTCTTGTTATTGAAAACCTAAAGCCAGACGAGGATAAAACGCTAAAATCTGGTGAATCCGTAAAAATTGAATTTACAAGTGAAGAAGACTTGGATGCGACCTTCATCATCCGCATGCCGCTAACAAACATCACCTCTAATGCAACGGAGCTTCCTATCCGTGAAGAGAGCGATGGTACGTATGTTGGATACTGGACAGCCACCTCCAACATTGAAGTAGAAGGCGCAGAGATTGAAGTGATCGTCCGTGACGACTACGGCAACGAAACACGTAAAGTGGCTCCAATGAAATTGAATGTAAACGTAGAAGAATAA
- a CDS encoding SRPBCC domain-containing protein, which yields MNQKEVREIQKKVEMNAPIYTVWSLISTPAGLAQWFMPGDIKASEGHEFNLKSPFGPSPCKVTHVEEPNQLTFDWDTEGWFVNLSLKEVGDRTECTVTHGGWGEADEMIGKAQEKSAVIRERMDGGWTVIVSKLKAVAEE from the coding sequence ATGAATCAAAAAGAAGTAAGAGAGATTCAAAAAAAGGTGGAAATGAATGCACCAATCTATACGGTATGGTCGCTTATATCGACACCAGCAGGTCTTGCACAATGGTTTATGCCTGGAGACATAAAAGCGAGTGAAGGTCACGAATTTAATTTGAAATCACCATTCGGTCCTTCTCCTTGTAAAGTCACGCATGTAGAAGAGCCGAATCAATTAACGTTTGATTGGGATACAGAAGGATGGTTTGTGAATCTATCTCTAAAAGAGGTGGGGGACAGAACCGAATGCACAGTGACACATGGTGGCTGGGGTGAAGCCGATGAAATGATAGGGAAGGCACAAGAAAAAAGTGCAGTCATTAGAGAAAGAATGGATGGAGGCTGGACAGTCATTGTTTCTAAGTTAAAAGCTGTTGCGGAGGAATAG
- a CDS encoding M20/M25/M40 family metallo-hydrolase has product MSLPSIDAYVSEHKEQTLNTLFKILRQESISTQNKGMRECASLMQDLMREVGIEPELYETKGHPILYGELKSTNPEAKTILLYGHYDVQPPDPLDHWQSPPFEPTIRDGRIFARGAGDNKGQIVAQLLGVKAYLDSFGTLPVHLKFVIEGEEEMGSVNLPEFVEEHKNMLESDLVYTADGSSHSSGQPLVLLGVRGMLSLEIEIEGAAFDNHSGNTGNIVPNPAWELVELLHTMRSSDGRVLVEGFYDHIRPATEEEKKLLKDLPFDASEVGEKIGYPSLSLDGQSYHHKLTMEPTFNIFGMKSGYLDQGVKTITPSKASVKVDTRLVVDQDPADVFVKIERHVKAHHPTATVRFLGSMNPSRTPVDTEIVQQAITGIKEAFNQQPLIQPSLGGSLPDYVWTNILKAPSMLMPYANFDQRNHSPNENITLDHFFNGIRCTAHVIHELGK; this is encoded by the coding sequence ATGAGTTTACCCTCCATTGATGCGTATGTATCAGAACATAAAGAGCAAACGCTCAACACACTATTCAAGATTTTAAGACAAGAAAGCATCAGTACACAGAATAAAGGAATGAGAGAATGTGCCTCTCTTATGCAAGACCTAATGAGAGAAGTAGGGATTGAACCCGAGTTATATGAAACAAAGGGACACCCTATTCTATACGGTGAACTTAAATCAACGAATCCTGAAGCCAAGACCATCTTGTTGTATGGTCATTATGATGTTCAGCCTCCCGACCCGCTTGATCATTGGCAAAGCCCTCCGTTTGAACCAACCATTCGTGATGGACGAATCTTTGCTCGTGGAGCCGGTGATAACAAAGGACAAATTGTTGCTCAGCTTTTAGGTGTAAAAGCATACCTGGACTCTTTTGGAACACTCCCCGTTCACTTGAAGTTTGTGATTGAGGGTGAAGAAGAAATGGGCAGCGTGAACTTACCTGAATTCGTGGAAGAGCATAAGAACATGCTCGAGTCAGATCTTGTTTATACGGCTGATGGTTCCTCTCATAGTAGTGGCCAGCCCCTTGTTTTACTCGGAGTACGCGGAATGCTTTCCCTTGAAATTGAGATAGAGGGTGCGGCGTTTGATAACCACTCTGGGAACACTGGGAATATTGTTCCGAATCCTGCATGGGAACTAGTTGAACTTCTGCACACCATGAGGAGCTCAGATGGGCGCGTTCTTGTTGAGGGTTTCTATGATCATATTCGCCCAGCTACGGAGGAAGAAAAGAAGCTTTTAAAGGATCTCCCATTTGACGCGAGTGAAGTCGGAGAAAAGATCGGGTATCCGTCCCTCTCTTTAGATGGGCAAAGCTATCATCATAAGCTGACGATGGAACCTACGTTTAATATATTCGGGATGAAAAGCGGCTACTTAGATCAAGGTGTTAAAACGATTACACCTTCTAAGGCAAGTGTAAAAGTTGATACAAGACTTGTGGTCGATCAGGACCCAGCGGATGTGTTTGTAAAGATTGAGCGTCATGTAAAGGCTCATCATCCAACGGCAACGGTTCGCTTTCTTGGTTCCATGAACCCTTCTAGAACTCCTGTAGATACAGAGATTGTTCAACAAGCGATTACCGGGATTAAGGAAGCATTTAATCAACAGCCGTTGATCCAGCCTAGTCTAGGGGGATCTTTACCTGATTATGTTTGGACAAACATCCTTAAGGCCCCTTCTATGCTCATGCCCTATGCGAACTTTGACCAGCGCAATCATTCACCAAACGAGAATATCACCCTTGATCACTTCTTCAACGGCATTCGTTGCACGGCCCATGTGATTCATGAGTTAGGGAAATGA
- a CDS encoding CHY zinc finger protein encodes MCKVRGPVVDDQTRCVHYQSEKDVIAIKFKCCGQYYPCYLCHNEREDHEIEVWPKDAFHEKAILCGVCKTELTIEQYKDCHHTCPVCSSLFNEGCLLHSHIYFEK; translated from the coding sequence ATGTGTAAGGTGAGAGGACCTGTAGTTGATGATCAGACTAGGTGCGTTCACTATCAATCAGAGAAGGATGTTATCGCCATAAAGTTTAAATGCTGCGGACAGTATTATCCTTGCTATTTATGCCACAATGAGCGAGAGGATCATGAGATAGAGGTTTGGCCAAAGGATGCGTTTCATGAGAAGGCAATTCTATGCGGTGTGTGTAAGACAGAATTAACGATCGAGCAGTATAAAGACTGTCACCATACGTGTCCTGTGTGTAGCTCTCTTTTTAACGAAGGGTGTCTCTTACATTCTCATATCTACTTTGAAAAATAA
- a CDS encoding Dps family protein, which yields MTNQTVVNELNQQLADWNVLYTKLHNFHWNVKGPDFFTLHVKFEEFYNEAGVHIDEIAERILAIKGKPIATMKEFLETSNVEEATGQESARDMVASIAKDFHAVSTHAEAVIEAAGKVEDESTADMFIALKAELDKHTWMLEAYLG from the coding sequence ATGACAAACCAAACCGTAGTAAATGAGTTAAACCAACAGCTTGCAGACTGGAATGTACTTTATACAAAGCTTCATAATTTTCATTGGAATGTAAAAGGACCAGACTTCTTTACATTACATGTTAAATTTGAAGAGTTTTATAATGAAGCCGGCGTTCATATTGATGAAATCGCAGAACGCATTCTTGCCATTAAAGGAAAACCTATTGCGACGATGAAGGAATTTCTTGAAACGTCAAATGTAGAAGAAGCAACCGGACAAGAATCAGCAAGAGATATGGTTGCATCGATTGCAAAAGACTTTCATGCGGTCTCAACACATGCGGAAGCTGTCATTGAAGCAGCTGGTAAAGTTGAAGATGAATCAACGGCAGATATGTTTATTGCGCTTAAAGCAGAATTAGATAAGCATACTTGGATGCTTGAAGCTTATTTAGGATAA
- a CDS encoding aminoglycoside phosphotransferase family protein, producing the protein MINPALLQKQISRVSGATSMTPIQKGFSSDAKFIVRFEQEPPLILRIGQSNSLQHRQQEASLLLSLGQKGVTCPLPIDSGYLAALDITYQLYSYLEGEEAEIILPALSDKKQYKIGFQAGEQLALMHSLEAPQHIVDWENRAIAKHEKYLAHYKAPTITVRDDHMLIDFIASNQQLLKGRPNHFQHDDFHLRNILIKEQQFAGIIDFNGYDWGDPYHDFVKIALFSRQTSVPFSIGQIHGYFQNHIPESFWTLYSVYTAMTVFSSVVWSIQTAPEQLDEMLERLDTVIQDHCSFQSVIPSWFRDAEPIFLKNAEPSK; encoded by the coding sequence ATGATAAATCCAGCCTTACTCCAGAAACAGATCTCACGTGTTAGCGGCGCGACGTCCATGACACCGATTCAAAAAGGATTTTCATCTGACGCAAAGTTTATCGTTCGGTTTGAGCAAGAACCACCACTGATTTTACGGATCGGTCAATCAAACTCACTCCAACACAGACAACAGGAAGCAAGTCTCTTGTTGTCACTTGGTCAAAAAGGAGTCACCTGCCCCTTACCAATCGATTCAGGGTATCTTGCTGCGCTAGACATCACGTATCAATTGTATTCCTATTTAGAGGGTGAGGAGGCCGAAATCATTCTTCCTGCTCTTTCTGATAAGAAGCAATACAAGATTGGCTTTCAAGCAGGTGAGCAGCTTGCGCTCATGCATTCATTAGAAGCTCCGCAGCATATTGTAGATTGGGAAAACCGAGCGATTGCCAAGCATGAAAAGTACTTAGCGCATTACAAAGCCCCTACCATTACAGTTCGGGACGATCACATGCTGATAGACTTCATTGCATCCAATCAGCAGCTTTTAAAAGGACGACCAAACCATTTCCAGCATGATGATTTTCATTTGAGAAATATCCTAATTAAAGAACAACAATTTGCAGGAATCATCGACTTTAACGGCTATGACTGGGGTGATCCCTACCATGATTTCGTGAAGATTGCCTTATTTTCACGCCAAACAAGCGTCCCTTTTTCCATTGGGCAAATTCATGGCTATTTCCAAAATCACATACCCGAATCGTTTTGGACATTGTACTCTGTATACACTGCTATGACCGTGTTTTCATCTGTTGTTTGGTCCATCCAAACTGCTCCCGAGCAGCTTGACGAGATGCTTGAACGATTAGACACAGTCATTCAAGACCATTGTTCCTTCCAATCCGTGATCCCTTCGTGGTTTCGTGATGCAGAACCAATCTTTTTAAAAAATGCCGAACCCTCTAAGTAG